The following are from one region of the Methanococcoides methylutens genome:
- the msrB gene encoding peptide-methionine (R)-S-oxide reductase MsrB encodes MIEKIKRSEEEWKKLLTPEQYAILREKRTEMPFTGKLLSNKKKGTYNCGACGQVIFASDKKFDSQSGWPSFYDVISSDRVELVTDDSHFMHRIEVICSNCGSHLGHVFDDGPEPTGKRYCINSAALQFGEDE; translated from the coding sequence ATAATAGAGAAAATAAAGAGGTCAGAAGAGGAGTGGAAAAAGCTACTGACACCTGAACAGTATGCAATTTTAAGGGAAAAGAGAACGGAAATGCCGTTTACAGGGAAACTGTTGTCAAACAAGAAAAAGGGAACATACAACTGTGGTGCCTGTGGCCAGGTCATATTTGCATCAGATAAGAAGTTCGATTCACAATCCGGGTGGCCAAGCTTTTACGATGTGATCTCCAGTGATCGTGTGGAACTTGTCACTGATGATAGCCACTTCATGCACCGGATAGAAGTGATCTGCTCCAATTGTGGAAGCCACCTGGGACATGTTTTTGATGACGGTCCGGAACCCACAGGGAAGCGTTATTGTATAAATTCTGCAGCCCTGCAGTTCGGGGAAGATGAATAA
- a CDS encoding Rieske (2Fe-2S) protein, protein MAEYIELCSTTDVPEGEMRSFTAGGNEVLVVNLKGEFYGLDAICNHMGGKLVEGRLRDNLVICPVHRCRYDVTSGKVKRGAGFLVETFSGKCGDQKAYELKVEDGKVFVNM, encoded by the coding sequence ATGGCGGAATATATAGAACTATGCAGTACAACTGATGTGCCGGAAGGGGAAATGAGGAGCTTCACAGCCGGGGGTAACGAGGTTCTGGTGGTTAACCTGAAAGGGGAGTTCTATGGTCTTGATGCCATCTGCAATCACATGGGTGGCAAATTGGTCGAAGGAAGGCTCAGGGATAACCTTGTCATATGTCCTGTTCACAGGTGCCGTTATGATGTGACTTCGGGGAAGGTCAAAAGGGGCGCAGGTTTTTTAGTTGAGACGTTTTCAGGCAAATGTGGTGACCAGAAAGCATACGAGCTCAAAGTAGAGGATGGCAAGGTCTTCGTAAATATGTAA
- a CDS encoding mechanosensitive ion channel family protein — translation MGILDLIPSWLSWDVAIIFSVLVIILTFLLAKLIDRLLKAYFVLASKKMNIDETTYGLVRRIIVALVYFSGFLVIVFSNQSLRDLSLALFAGAGFAGIVIGMAAQSTLSNIIAGISLATFRPFRVGDLLTIHDEYGRVTDITLGYTKIRTWDNRRLNIPNHIISDEAIINWSIDDPSVNWTVEIGISYDSDIDLARSIMIAEARKHPKVMNYEQLLHYLPNTLNGEEISVLVTELGDFAVNLKLYVWVHDRSVAFSTGCELKEAIKKRFDAEGVEIPFPYRTIVYKKDLEESQHESAA, via the coding sequence ATGGGTATTCTGGATCTTATCCCTTCCTGGCTCTCATGGGATGTTGCGATAATTTTTTCCGTTCTGGTCATAATATTGACCTTCCTGTTAGCTAAGCTAATAGATCGGTTGCTAAAGGCATATTTTGTATTGGCCAGCAAGAAAATGAACATCGATGAGACAACTTATGGGCTTGTAAGACGAATAATAGTTGCGCTAGTCTATTTCTCCGGTTTCCTTGTGATCGTTTTTAGCAATCAAAGCCTTCGTGACCTGTCCCTAGCCCTTTTTGCAGGGGCAGGATTTGCAGGTATTGTTATTGGTATGGCTGCCCAGAGCACGCTTTCCAATATCATTGCAGGTATTTCCCTTGCAACCTTCAGGCCATTTCGTGTAGGTGACCTGCTGACCATACATGATGAATATGGTCGTGTGACGGATATCACGCTGGGTTATACAAAGATCAGGACATGGGACAACAGGAGGCTGAACATTCCTAATCATATCATAAGTGATGAGGCCATCATTAACTGGTCCATTGATGACCCTTCCGTTAACTGGACAGTTGAGATCGGGATAAGCTATGATTCAGATATCGATCTTGCACGCAGTATAATGATCGCTGAGGCTCGTAAACATCCAAAGGTCATGAATTATGAACAACTCCTGCATTATCTGCCTAATACACTAAATGGTGAAGAGATCTCTGTGCTTGTCACAGAACTGGGTGATTTCGCAGTGAATCTCAAATTATATGTGTGGGTTCATGACCGTTCAGTTGCATTTAGCACTGGTTGTGAATTGAAAGAGGCTATCAAGAAAAGGTTCGATGCTGAAGGAGTTGAGATACCATTCCCATACAGGACCATCGTTTACAAAAAAGATCTTGAAGAGTCGCAGCACGAGTCTGCGGCTTAA
- a CDS encoding class I SAM-dependent methyltransferase: MSAKGNDFGTIYGKKNYDIFATLLGFEYSFYERAASEMPIEKGMKVLDLGCSTASLDLEREEKMEHNGKILGIDLSNNQLAYAHSKIKEAFRVLIRGGYFVLIDCARPRFSITSMMLLPFFMFKTNEDNWNNAYVDICEENSMTLKREAYLKSYIRCQIFKKQV; this comes from the coding sequence ATGAGTGCGAAGGGTAACGACTTTGGGACCATATATGGCAAGAAGAACTACGATATTTTCGCAACGTTGCTGGGATTCGAGTATTCCTTCTATGAAAGAGCCGCATCAGAGATGCCAATTGAAAAAGGAATGAAAGTGCTCGATCTTGGATGCAGTACTGCATCACTCGATCTTGAAAGAGAAGAGAAGATGGAACATAACGGAAAGATCCTGGGAATCGACCTCTCAAATAACCAGCTTGCTTATGCCCATTCAAAAATAAAAGAAGCTTTCAGAGTACTGATCAGAGGCGGATATTTTGTCCTGATAGACTGTGCACGACCACGATTTTCAATAACCAGTATGATGCTGCTGCCATTCTTCATGTTCAAGACCAATGAAGATAACTGGAACAATGCTTATGTGGATATCTGTGAAGAGAACTCCATGACCCTGAAAAGAGAAGCCTATCTGAAATCATACATCAGATGCCAGATCTTCAAAAAGCAAGTTTAA
- a CDS encoding fumarylacetoacetate hydrolase family protein has translation MIGRFKHGDDVFYGSVSGELVTSMDHEGRTFELSELSLLPPATPSKIICIGLNYVDHAIELDMEIPTEPVIFMKPSSSLIGPGGKIAYPAMSQRVDYEAELAVVIGKKCRNISSDNAMDVIAGYTCFNDVTARDLQQKDGQWTRSKSFDTFAPLGPFIVPKEELDPSDVNVSSFVNGEVRQSSSTSNLIFDIPYLIEFISGIMTLEVGDVIATGTPPGVGELERGDIVEVKIEGIGTLMNEVV, from the coding sequence ATGATAGGTCGATTCAAACACGGTGATGATGTTTTCTATGGTAGTGTCAGCGGGGAGCTCGTTACATCCATGGACCATGAGGGCAGGACATTTGAGCTATCCGAGCTTTCTTTACTTCCTCCTGCAACTCCTTCTAAGATTATATGTATTGGTCTGAACTATGTTGATCATGCTATTGAACTTGATATGGAGATTCCTACAGAGCCTGTAATATTCATGAAGCCTTCCTCTTCGTTGATCGGCCCTGGTGGTAAAATTGCTTATCCTGCCATGAGTCAGCGCGTGGACTATGAGGCAGAACTGGCCGTTGTGATCGGGAAAAAGTGCAGGAACATCAGCTCAGATAATGCAATGGATGTTATTGCAGGTTATACTTGCTTTAATGATGTGACAGCTCGTGACCTGCAGCAAAAAGATGGCCAATGGACACGCTCCAAGAGCTTTGATACATTTGCACCTTTAGGTCCGTTCATTGTTCCAAAAGAGGAACTTGATCCTTCTGATGTTAATGTCAGCAGTTTTGTGAACGGTGAGGTCAGGCAAAGTTCAAGCACATCGAATCTGATATTTGATATTCCATACCTGATCGAGTTCATATCCGGCATCATGACCCTTGAGGTCGGTGATGTGATCGCGACAGGTACTCCGCCGGGAGTAGGCGAGCTGGAACGTGGTGACATTGTGGAAGTTAAGATCGAAGGAATTGGTACTTTG